One window from the genome of Candidatus Neomarinimicrobiota bacterium encodes:
- a CDS encoding cytochrome c family protein, whose amino-acid sequence MRLIPSIVFLLMGSVIFAQDAKPEFIGNKKCKMCHNKAEKGAQYTKWETTGHANTFDILLTDEAKAIAKKRGLKTTPDVAGECLQCHVTGWGTPSGYQLTVDETDKKAVSKNNALKSVGCESCHGAGSLYKGKKDMLAIHEGTLDGATLGLVKPDEKTCLGCHNDKSPTFKPFDFKDRSAKIAHRYP is encoded by the coding sequence ATGCGACTCATTCCAAGCATAGTATTTTTATTGATGGGAAGTGTCATTTTTGCCCAGGATGCCAAACCAGAATTTATTGGTAATAAAAAATGTAAAATGTGTCACAATAAGGCTGAAAAGGGCGCCCAATATACCAAATGGGAAACAACAGGACACGCCAACACTTTCGATATATTGCTCACTGACGAGGCCAAAGCCATTGCAAAAAAGAGGGGATTGAAAACCACACCAGATGTTGCAGGAGAGTGTTTGCAGTGTCATGTGACAGGCTGGGGAACTCCTTCGGGTTACCAGCTCACTGTAGATGAAACGGACAAAAAGGCTGTTTCCAAAAACAATGCCCTGAAGTCGGTAGGCTGCGAATCCTGTCATGGAGCTGGTAGTTTATACAAGGGGAAAAAGGATATGCTTGCCATCCATGAGGGCACACTTGATGGTGCCACTCTCGGGTTGGTCAAACCTGATGAAAAAACCTGTCTGGGTTGTCATAATGACAAATCACCAACATTTAAACCATTTGATTTTAAGGATCGTTCTGCTAAGATTGCGCATAGGTATCCTTAA
- a CDS encoding cytochrome c3 family protein → MKRSITFKQCLIIFAGIALLGPADLLAESQVNTCLDCHMENDIMPGDFHKEDVHQHAEISCAGCHGGDSQAEDMDESMSPDSGYIGIPSRQEMPAFCGRCHSKIEYMRVFQPRIPTDQVDQYYTSTHGKKLLSGDKKVAMCSSCHTAHGILPAKDTRSSVHAFNIPQTCNQCHGDADLMASTSHGTGQYEDYAASVHGKALIERSDAGSPACNDCHGNHGAAPPGAESISHICGSCHLNNMEYFKTSVMGQLSESVEYHSCEQCHGNHLISAPTDELLNVNESSLCLECHSDGDEGYMAAESMYMQIRQTDSLYQSALLRLKDIQIKGMNDVDIQYILKDSRQNLIQLRTMVHTFDPIQITEKAGEGKELSAKALALASLEISEFNQRRLGFGISTLAFVLLALAVFLKIKQIDKNKTS, encoded by the coding sequence ATGAAGCGATCAATAACATTTAAGCAATGCCTTATAATTTTCGCCGGAATTGCCCTGCTGGGACCAGCTGACCTTTTAGCCGAATCACAAGTGAATACCTGCCTGGACTGTCATATGGAGAATGATATCATGCCCGGTGATTTCCACAAGGAAGATGTCCACCAGCATGCGGAAATCTCATGCGCCGGGTGCCACGGTGGAGATTCTCAGGCAGAAGATATGGATGAATCCATGTCACCAGATTCTGGATATATTGGCATTCCCTCGCGACAAGAAATGCCCGCTTTTTGTGGGAGGTGTCACAGTAAAATTGAATATATGAGGGTTTTCCAGCCCCGTATTCCCACGGATCAGGTAGATCAATATTATACCAGCACCCATGGCAAAAAACTACTCAGCGGTGATAAAAAGGTCGCCATGTGCAGTAGCTGCCACACAGCGCATGGTATCTTGCCAGCCAAAGACACTCGGTCCAGCGTCCATGCCTTCAATATTCCACAAACATGCAATCAGTGCCACGGGGATGCCGACCTGATGGCGTCCACATCGCATGGAACAGGACAGTATGAAGACTATGCTGCAAGCGTCCATGGAAAAGCCCTCATCGAGAGAAGTGATGCTGGATCTCCAGCGTGCAACGATTGTCATGGAAATCACGGAGCTGCTCCTCCAGGTGCAGAATCCATAAGTCATATTTGCGGATCCTGCCACCTGAATAACATGGAATACTTCAAAACTTCCGTCATGGGACAATTATCCGAATCAGTTGAATATCATAGCTGTGAGCAATGTCATGGGAATCATTTAATCTCTGCGCCCACTGATGAGTTATTAAATGTCAATGAGTCATCCCTATGTCTGGAGTGTCATAGCGATGGTGATGAGGGATATATGGCGGCAGAATCCATGTATATGCAGATTAGACAGACCGACAGCCTCTATCAATCTGCCCTGCTCCGTTTGAAAGATATTCAGATTAAAGGGATGAACGATGTGGACATCCAATACATACTTAAGGATTCGAGGCAGAACCTGATACAGCTCCGAACCATGGTCCACACATTCGATCCTATTCAAATCACCGAAAAGGCTGGAGAGGGAAAAGAATTGTCAGCTAAGGCTCTGGCATTGGCCAGTCTGGAAATAAGTGAATTTAATCAGCGTCGATTGGGCTTTGGTATCTCTACTCTGGCATTTGTCCTCCTCGCCTTAGCTGTTTTCCTGAAGATTAAACAGATTGATAAAAATAAAACGTCTTAA